In a genomic window of Candidatus Omnitrophota bacterium:
- a CDS encoding V-type ATP synthase subunit K (produces ATP from ADP in the presence of a proton gradient across the membrane; the K subunit is a nonenzymatic component which binds the dimeric form by interacting with the G and E subunits), producing MEQGLMMQFKDLGAILVLAFSAFGSAMGTGIAGMSAIGAWKKNYSQNKPASFMLVAFTAAPLTQTVYGMIVMNKMLEIVTAKGLYLWSVGAFAGLAIGLSAFFQGKCAACACDAMGETGKGFVNYIVVLGMTETVALFVMAFCMTLLGKF from the coding sequence ATGGAGCAAGGATTAATGATGCAGTTTAAAGATTTGGGAGCGATTTTAGTATTGGCATTTTCGGCGTTTGGCTCTGCTATGGGTACTGGTATTGCTGGAATGAGCGCTATTGGAGCATGGAAGAAGAATTATTCGCAGAATAAACCAGCTTCTTTTATGTTGGTAGCTTTTACTGCTGCTCCCCTGACGCAGACTGTGTACGGAATGATTGTTATGAATAAAATGCTGGAAATTGTTACGGCTAAAGGCTTATATCTTTGGAGCGTGGGAGCGTTTGCCGGTTTGGCAATCGGGTTATCGGCTTTTTTTCAAGGTAAATGCGCCGCTTGCGCCTGCGACGCCATGGGCGAAACCGGTAAAGGATTTGTTAATTATATCGTCGTTTTAGGCATGACTGAAACCGTCGCTCTCTTTGTGATGGCTTTCTGCATGACGCTCTTAGGTAAGTTTTAA
- a CDS encoding YkgJ family cysteine cluster protein: MKQFVPQEFCLKCKGCCRFKDADSVWSPCLLDEEIQDLLDKKGIPAASISIKRRLQLIANPEGPDFICPFLSSPDNKCKIYATRPFECQLYPFLINLRKGKVLLTVDLNCPYAYEKINNQEAKDYIIYLTTYLNSPKIIKMLKDNPQIIQAYEEVREITELNLPHETK; this comes from the coding sequence ATGAAACAATTTGTCCCCCAGGAGTTTTGCCTTAAATGTAAGGGTTGTTGTAGGTTTAAAGATGCAGATTCTGTGTGGAGCCCTTGCCTTTTGGATGAAGAGATCCAGGATTTACTGGATAAGAAAGGTATTCCTGCGGCCTCGATTTCGATTAAACGCCGTCTGCAGCTTATCGCTAATCCTGAAGGCCCGGATTTTATCTGCCCGTTTTTAAGTAGCCCGGACAATAAATGTAAAATTTACGCTACGCGGCCATTTGAATGCCAGCTGTACCCATTTTTAATTAATCTACGTAAAGGCAAGGTACTGCTTACAGTTGATTTAAATTGCCCCTATGCATATGAGAAGATAAATAACCAAGAAGCTAAAGATTATATTATTTACCTAACCACCTATCTTAATTCTCCAAAAATCATCAAGATGTTAAAAGATAACCCGCAGATTATTCAGGCCTATGAAGAGGTGCGGGAGATTACCGAATTAAACTTGCCGCATGAAACTAAATAA
- a CDS encoding phosphatidylglycerol lysyltransferase domain-containing protein produces MKLNKLALKDKKIFYKYLALESHELSAYSFANIYIWRALYDIKWAAIEGSLCVFFSDKIGCFMYLAPLAKEKQPQVLRQAFAVMDKINQNKDISRIENIEQRDLEYYRALGYLCHEKYPDYLCLRDDLAHLAGNKFKSQRASYNYFIKHHDFDFSRMKLIDKKDCLNLFNLWLKERSRQSNDDIYCGMLEDNRKVIKGTFAEYKHLDLEGIVVRVEGKIKGFSFGYRLNRQTFCILYEITDLSVKGLAQFIFRQFCQELKSYKYINIMDDSGLENLRKVKLSYKPVRLIPAYIVTRDA; encoded by the coding sequence ATGAAACTAAATAAATTAGCCTTAAAAGACAAAAAAATATTTTATAAATATCTTGCTTTAGAGTCCCACGAGTTATCAGCGTATTCTTTTGCAAATATTTATATCTGGAGAGCCCTCTATGATATTAAATGGGCGGCAATTGAGGGCAGCCTCTGTGTATTTTTTAGCGACAAAATCGGTTGTTTTATGTATCTTGCGCCACTGGCAAAAGAAAAGCAGCCTCAAGTTTTAAGGCAGGCATTTGCCGTGATGGATAAGATTAATCAAAATAAGGATATCTCAAGGATTGAAAACATTGAGCAGAGAGATTTAGAATATTATCGGGCCCTAGGGTATCTTTGCCATGAAAAATATCCGGATTATCTTTGCCTGCGCGACGATTTAGCGCATCTAGCGGGGAATAAATTTAAATCCCAACGTGCTTCTTATAATTATTTCATTAAACATCATGATTTTGATTTTAGTAGAATGAAGTTAATTGATAAAAAAGACTGTTTGAATTTATTTAATCTTTGGCTAAAAGAACGCAGTAGGCAATCTAATGATGACATTTATTGTGGGATGCTTGAGGATAATCGTAAGGTAATCAAGGGTACTTTTGCCGAATATAAACACCTGGATTTAGAGGGTATAGTGGTAAGAGTTGAGGGGAAGATCAAGGGGTTTAGCTTCGGCTATCGATTAAACCGGCAAACATTTTGCATACTTTATGAAATAACCGATCTTTCGGTAAAAGGCCTGGCGCAGTTTATTTTCCGCCAATTCTGCCAGGAATTGAAAAGCTATAAATATATCAATATTATGGATGATTCGGGCCTAGAGAACTTGCGTAAAGTAAAACTTTCTTATAAACCCGTACGTTTAATTCCAGCTTATATTGTTACTAGAGATGCCTGA
- a CDS encoding 3'-5' exonuclease codes for MPEHIDDVELTIFDTETTGLYSDSGDRIVELAALRVKGKERIAVFDMLLNPMREISPGAFAVNKITPEMLKDAPGAQVVIPSFLDFISGSCLCSYNAEFDLSFINNELKLLSCPSINNIVVFDVLTMAKKLMPRLSRYALWFVAKELGVQTTQKHRAFSDVEMTWEVFTKLKTICGQKGITNFTDFSNLFAFQPKA; via the coding sequence ATGCCTGAGCATATTGACGATGTAGAACTTACTATATTCGACACTGAAACTACTGGTCTCTACTCTGATTCGGGAGACCGTATAGTTGAATTGGCTGCTTTACGAGTCAAGGGTAAGGAGAGGATAGCTGTATTTGATATGCTGCTTAATCCTATGCGCGAGATTTCTCCGGGAGCCTTTGCCGTAAATAAGATTACTCCTGAGATGCTAAAAGATGCTCCAGGTGCGCAGGTAGTCATTCCCAGCTTCTTAGATTTTATTAGCGGCAGCTGCCTTTGTTCATATAACGCGGAATTTGATTTAAGTTTTATAAATAATGAGCTTAAATTATTAAGTTGCCCGTCAATTAATAATATAGTTGTCTTCGATGTGCTTACTATGGCTAAGAAGCTTATGCCGCGTCTTTCGCGTTATGCGCTTTGGTTTGTGGCCAAGGAATTGGGAGTGCAAACAACACAAAAGCATCGGGCATTTTCCGATGTGGAGATGACCTGGGAGGTTTTTACCAAGCTTAAAACTATCTGTGGGCAAAAAGGTATCACAAATTTTACTGATTTTTCCAATCTGTTTGCTTTTCAGCCTAAAGCTTGA
- a CDS encoding PilZ domain-containing protein: MLFKNKTNPAVEQRKYLRLDTVFPVQFRLEELDGAIPLSGWLQGFTNNISRGGICLFINNIDQELFKLIKEKKCKLSLEIDIPISKKPISAQTSIVWVQEAHEGNRKYMVGLNYDHIPVSQNNMLMRYSWFRKLFVPLSLSIVALLILILSINSYLNFTLTCSNKLLVEKLASVLKDSGLAKQKIEKIIAQRQDLQVNLRSLEERIKSLGSQKTQIETINPDRIKQLNESVAVLTVEKLALEAKLTEALHTENFAVKELSKLDEKKVQLQKAILDKMYQWLKVHQNNRTGLVSSFEGDQDIANWSFTYDLALLIQAYTYFEDFDRAKKILDFFAHDAKRENGWFLNAYYSDDGGPAEFIMHSGPNLWVGIAIMQYMQKSKDRSYLDLAQSIAYPIISLQNADTDGGIRGGPNVEWYSTEHNLDAYAFFNMLAKVTGKKVYTQAALKAINWLLAHTYDRPDLPVKRGKGDSTIATDTYAWSIAAIGPQKLQELGMNPDKIMEFVEENCGVEAGFLKPGGENVTIKGFDFAPQLHLARGCIVSSEWTAQMVVSYKIMEDFYSKGADQAKAAIYREKAQMYLNELGNMVISSASPSGQGQGCLPYATQDHVDTGHGWMTPKGSHTGSVSGTVYALFAYYGFNPLELKE; this comes from the coding sequence ATGCTATTTAAAAATAAGACAAATCCTGCTGTAGAGCAGCGCAAGTATCTGCGATTGGATACGGTTTTTCCAGTGCAGTTTCGCCTGGAAGAATTGGATGGGGCTATCCCTTTGTCTGGCTGGTTGCAGGGATTTACCAATAATATAAGCCGCGGCGGCATCTGCCTTTTTATAAACAATATCGATCAGGAACTGTTTAAACTGATTAAGGAGAAAAAATGTAAATTATCTTTAGAGATCGATATCCCTATAAGCAAAAAACCAATTTCCGCCCAAACCAGTATCGTCTGGGTCCAAGAGGCTCATGAAGGTAACCGTAAATACATGGTAGGTTTAAACTACGATCATATACCTGTAAGTCAAAATAACATGCTAATGCGTTATAGTTGGTTTAGGAAACTTTTTGTTCCGCTATCTTTATCGATAGTTGCGCTCCTTATTTTAATCTTAAGTATTAATAGTTATTTAAATTTTACCTTAACTTGCAGTAATAAGCTGTTAGTGGAAAAGCTTGCTAGCGTATTAAAAGATTCAGGTTTGGCTAAACAAAAAATAGAAAAGATTATTGCCCAGCGGCAGGATTTGCAAGTAAATCTTAGGTCTTTAGAAGAACGTATTAAATCTCTTGGGTCGCAAAAAACCCAGATAGAAACAATTAACCCGGATCGGATTAAACAGCTTAATGAATCAGTTGCCGTCTTAACCGTAGAGAAGCTTGCTTTAGAAGCCAAATTAACCGAAGCTTTGCATACTGAAAATTTTGCGGTTAAAGAATTATCTAAGTTAGACGAAAAGAAAGTGCAACTCCAGAAGGCCATACTCGATAAGATGTATCAGTGGCTTAAGGTGCATCAGAATAATCGTACCGGGCTGGTATCAAGTTTTGAAGGAGATCAGGATATCGCTAACTGGTCATTTACTTATGATTTGGCTTTGCTTATACAGGCCTATACGTACTTTGAAGATTTCGACCGTGCAAAAAAGATTTTAGATTTTTTTGCTCATGATGCCAAAAGAGAAAACGGCTGGTTTCTTAATGCCTACTATTCCGATGATGGCGGCCCCGCAGAATTTATAATGCATAGCGGGCCTAATCTGTGGGTGGGGATTGCCATTATGCAGTATATGCAAAAAAGCAAGGATAGAAGTTATCTAGATTTAGCCCAAAGTATTGCCTATCCGATTATTAGCCTGCAGAATGCAGACACAGATGGTGGTATCCGCGGCGGCCCGAATGTAGAATGGTATTCAACAGAACATAATCTTGATGCTTATGCATTTTTTAATATGTTAGCCAAGGTTACCGGAAAGAAAGTATATACACAGGCAGCGCTTAAGGCGATTAACTGGCTACTTGCGCACACTTACGACCGGCCGGATTTACCGGTTAAGCGCGGCAAAGGAGATTCTACTATTGCCACAGATACCTATGCCTGGTCGATTGCTGCCATCGGGCCGCAAAAATTGCAGGAGTTGGGCATGAACCCGGATAAGATTATGGAGTTCGTAGAAGAGAATTGCGGCGTAGAAGCTGGCTTTCTGAAACCAGGCGGAGAGAACGTAACAATAAAAGGATTTGATTTTGCTCCGCAGCTGCACCTAGCCAGGGGATGCATAGTTTCATCGGAGTGGACCGCCCAGATGGTTGTCTCTTATAAAATCATGGAGGATTTTTATTCTAAAGGCGCTGATCAAGCCAAAGCGGCTATTTATAGAGAAAAAGCGCAGATGTATCTGAACGAGCTGGGGAATATGGTTATCTCTAGTGCTTCTCCTTCAGGCCAAGGACAAGGGTGTCTACCTTATGCTACCCAGGACCATGTTGATACCGGGCATGGGTGGATGACTCCTAAAGGCAGCCATACAGGTTCGGTGTCGGGGACAGTCTATGCTCTTTTTGCCTACTATGGCTTTAATCCTTTAGAACTTAAAGAATGA
- a CDS encoding endonuclease III domain-containing protein, translating into MKQKLNRIFSRLNLAFGAQHWWPADTAFEVIVGAILTQNTNWSNVEKAIAALKEKKLLNPQKLYRLRPKELAVLIKSTGYYNIKAVRLRSFLKFFFDTYAAKIKSMAKQDLITLRKQLFEVNGIGPETADSILLYALNKPIFVVDAYTRRILLRHGLIKEEDDYSQVQDIFMRNLKVDTKLFNEYHALLVKLAKDYCHKQNPKCEICPLHGQ; encoded by the coding sequence ATGAAACAGAAGTTAAACCGTATATTCAGCCGGCTTAATTTAGCCTTTGGAGCGCAGCATTGGTGGCCTGCCGATACTGCTTTTGAAGTAATCGTCGGAGCGATTCTTACTCAGAACACCAATTGGTCTAATGTTGAAAAAGCAATCGCAGCTCTTAAAGAAAAAAAATTATTAAATCCTCAGAAGCTTTACCGGCTTAGGCCAAAGGAACTTGCTGTTTTGATTAAAAGCACTGGCTATTATAATATTAAGGCGGTTAGGCTCAGAAGCTTTTTAAAATTTTTCTTTGATACCTACGCGGCAAAAATTAAATCTATGGCCAAACAGGATTTAATTACTTTACGCAAGCAATTATTTGAGGTAAATGGTATTGGGCCTGAAACAGCCGATTCCATATTACTTTATGCTTTAAATAAACCGATATTTGTTGTTGATGCCTATACCAGAAGGATACTTTTGCGGCACGGGTTAATTAAAGAAGAAGATGATTATTCCCAAGTACAGGATATTTTTATGCGCAATCTTAAAGTAGATACAAAACTATTTAATGAATATCACGCTCTTTTAGTAAAATTAGCCAAGGATTACTGCCATAAGCAGAATCCTAAATGTGAAATTTGCCCGCTACATGGTCAATAA
- a CDS encoding M20 family metallopeptidase — MKFARYMVNKKRLKKTIQKLISLDSQNPPGDESKIADFVVAYLKVLGLKVKTYSFKDKRVNVLAILEGKNSTKSLLVTPHLDTVPAGNSWKSNPFCAKIVGDKIYGLGTTDCKGNLASLLEAISSIVEDKVAIDYNLIFAATADEESGSALGLIPLLKRDILKADAAVVLDADDFEIVITQKGLMHLKVYIKGKKAHGAYPWLGVNAIDIAAKIIVDLKKQHKKFPKNKYLRFPTINVGTIKGGDKVNVVSDWCEFELDFRFLPGSSAKELLNNLKKTLTKYTKNFKIEIQGIQNPYYIDMHHPLVSGLVSAMKDLDIKPRISGSEGATVITFFKEKNIPAIATGFGTEGCAHIADEYAYLNNLYNGAKVLVQFLKNYKFS, encoded by the coding sequence GTGAAATTTGCCCGCTACATGGTCAATAAAAAACGCCTGAAAAAAACTATTCAAAAACTAATCTCTCTGGATTCCCAGAATCCTCCTGGAGATGAAAGCAAAATTGCTGATTTTGTAGTTGCGTATTTAAAGGTTCTAGGTTTAAAAGTAAAAACATATTCATTTAAAGATAAAAGAGTAAATGTTTTGGCAATTCTTGAAGGAAAAAATAGTACAAAATCACTTTTAGTTACCCCGCACTTAGACACAGTTCCTGCAGGCAATAGCTGGAAGAGTAACCCATTTTGCGCAAAGATCGTCGGGGATAAAATTTATGGTTTAGGCACAACGGACTGTAAAGGTAATCTTGCTTCTTTGCTTGAGGCGATTAGTTCCATAGTCGAGGACAAAGTAGCCATTGATTATAATTTAATTTTCGCTGCAACTGCTGATGAAGAAAGCGGTTCGGCTCTAGGTTTAATTCCACTGCTTAAGCGTGATATTTTAAAAGCAGATGCAGCAGTTGTGCTGGATGCGGATGATTTTGAGATCGTAATTACACAAAAAGGGCTGATGCATCTTAAGGTGTATATTAAGGGAAAGAAAGCCCACGGGGCTTATCCTTGGTTGGGGGTAAATGCCATAGATATAGCAGCTAAAATTATAGTCGATCTTAAAAAACAACATAAGAAGTTTCCTAAAAATAAATATTTAAGGTTTCCTACGATAAATGTTGGTACAATAAAAGGAGGAGATAAAGTAAATGTAGTTAGCGACTGGTGTGAGTTCGAACTTGATTTCAGGTTTCTCCCGGGTTCCTCTGCTAAAGAACTATTAAATAATTTAAAAAAAACCCTTACTAAATATACTAAGAATTTCAAAATCGAAATTCAGGGAATTCAAAATCCCTATTATATCGATATGCACCATCCTTTGGTAAGCGGTTTAGTTTCAGCGATGAAAGACTTAGATATTAAGCCGCGTATAAGCGGTTCGGAAGGGGCAACGGTAATAACTTTTTTTAAAGAAAAAAACATTCCGGCAATTGCCACTGGATTTGGCACAGAAGGTTGTGCGCATATTGCCGATGAGTATGCCTATTTGAATAATTTATATAATGGCGCAAAAGTTTTGGTACAATTTCTTAAAAATTATAAATTTAGTTAA
- a CDS encoding PAC2 family protein, protein MEPLIISKKPRLKKPYLIVAWPGMGEVAFKAANFLIEELKAVEFASISPEEFFYLTASVISGGVLDVPALAQGKFYYWKNPAAKQRTSLKGDLIIFLSNAQPDLSKADSYCKIIIGLAKSLGVETVVSFASMPQATDHTQDSHLWFAATDQKTKESLKKYNFSPLEDGQISGMNGLFLGIAKKAGLKGFCLLGDIPLYTIQIENPKASAAVLEGLGKILDIQINLELLKKQAQAMENEINKLLDYLNLGSSGQSAPIGEDEVELIKKTLSQLTKLPVSVKEKIEKLFEESRLDITKANELKAELDKWNVYKEYEDKFLDLFRKNLDKGN, encoded by the coding sequence ATGGAACCATTGATTATTTCTAAAAAACCCCGTCTTAAAAAACCTTATCTGATTGTTGCCTGGCCGGGTATGGGGGAGGTAGCATTTAAGGCGGCCAATTTTTTGATTGAAGAGTTAAAGGCAGTGGAATTTGCCAGTATCTCCCCGGAAGAATTTTTTTATTTAACCGCAAGCGTGATCTCCGGCGGAGTTTTAGATGTTCCTGCGCTTGCCCAGGGGAAGTTTTATTATTGGAAAAATCCTGCTGCAAAGCAGAGGACATCTTTAAAGGGCGACCTGATTATTTTTTTAAGTAACGCCCAACCGGATTTATCCAAGGCGGATAGTTACTGTAAGATAATTATCGGCTTGGCCAAAAGTTTAGGCGTAGAAACAGTTGTAAGTTTTGCATCTATGCCTCAGGCAACTGACCATACGCAAGATTCCCATCTTTGGTTTGCGGCTACCGACCAAAAAACGAAAGAAAGTTTAAAGAAATATAATTTTAGCCCATTGGAAGACGGACAAATCAGCGGAATGAACGGGTTATTTTTAGGTATAGCCAAAAAAGCAGGATTAAAAGGTTTCTGTTTGCTTGGAGATATTCCTCTTTATACTATTCAGATTGAGAATCCTAAGGCTTCGGCCGCAGTGCTCGAGGGCTTAGGGAAAATCTTAGATATACAGATAAATTTAGAGCTACTAAAAAAACAGGCTCAAGCGATGGAGAACGAAATCAATAAGCTGCTTGATTATCTAAACTTAGGTTCTTCCGGCCAATCCGCGCCAATAGGAGAGGATGAGGTAGAGTTAATCAAAAAAACTTTGAGCCAGCTTACTAAATTACCAGTTTCCGTAAAAGAAAAGATTGAGAAGCTTTTTGAGGAAAGCCGCCTGGATATTACCAAAGCAAATGAGTTAAAGGCCGAATTAGATAAGTGGAATGTTTACAAGGAATATGAAGATAAATTTCTGGACCTTTTCAGAAAAAATCTTGATAAGGGGAATTAA
- a CDS encoding HAD family phosphatase has protein sequence MAGQIKVVLFDLGRVLVDFDHKRAAERISFFCTKSPQEIYNLFFESEATIAFEAGKISPENFYLRVKEMLDLKLSYESFIPIWNDIFYLSPKNRSIFKLVNSLRARYKTALLSNINALHYEYVKKNFPVFGVFDEIFLSFELGLIKPDKEIYNSVVRKLKVNPQEIFYTDDRADLVESAKALGLRGSVFTNLEQLVNDIQAAGIVFIDDKNKNSNPYF, from the coding sequence ATGGCGGGCCAAATAAAAGTTGTTTTATTCGATTTAGGCAGAGTATTGGTAGATTTTGATCATAAGCGGGCTGCAGAAAGAATCTCTTTCTTCTGTACTAAAAGCCCCCAAGAAATATATAATCTTTTTTTTGAGTCAGAGGCAACGATTGCCTTTGAAGCGGGAAAGATTTCCCCGGAAAATTTCTATCTTCGGGTTAAAGAGATGCTGGATTTGAAACTTAGTTATGAATCATTTATTCCGATATGGAATGATATATTTTATTTAAGCCCCAAGAATCGTTCAATTTTCAAGCTGGTAAACTCTTTGCGCGCAAGGTATAAAACAGCCCTGCTTTCCAATATAAATGCCCTGCACTATGAATATGTAAAGAAAAATTTTCCAGTGTTCGGGGTTTTTGATGAAATTTTTCTATCTTTTGAGCTGGGGTTAATTAAGCCTGATAAGGAAATTTATAATTCGGTTGTCCGTAAACTCAAAGTTAACCCGCAGGAAATATTTTATACCGATGATAGAGCTGATTTAGTGGAGAGCGCCAAAGCTCTAGGGTTAAGGGGGTCTGTTTTCACAAACCTTGAGCAATTAGTTAACGATATTCAAGCTGCGGGAATAGTTTTTATCGACGATAAAAATAAAAATTCAAATCCTTATTTTTAA
- a CDS encoding ATP-grasp domain-containing protein, translating to MKTVGLTYDLKTDYKFKEGDPLDANAEFDSSSTINVIADAIAANGFKVKKIGNANNLLEKIDNLGVDIVFNISEGLTGRNRESQVPILLEMAAIPFVGADALTLGLTLDKVMAKKIFIAEKIPTPRFFEVSSADALIDQDHCKFPLIVKPRFEGSSKGLSESSRVENTEELEKQVDFITKTYKQPALVEEFISGQEFTVAIVGNKEPEVMPVVQIKIDGKLKLNDKFYTFARITSDRLEYICPAKISAELKKKLNDLALKVYRSVECRDFGRVDFRVDNEGNPYVLEINPLPSLSTEDVFMLIAKDIGITYEQMIGKILNSALIRNGLS from the coding sequence ATGAAAACCGTCGGATTAACCTACGATTTAAAAACCGATTATAAATTTAAAGAAGGTGACCCGCTTGATGCCAATGCGGAGTTTGACTCTTCTTCGACAATCAATGTCATTGCCGATGCTATAGCCGCTAACGGTTTCAAAGTAAAAAAGATAGGCAATGCCAATAATTTATTAGAGAAGATTGATAATCTCGGAGTGGATATTGTTTTTAATATCTCCGAGGGCCTAACCGGAAGAAACCGCGAATCCCAGGTTCCTATTTTACTTGAAATGGCCGCGATCCCTTTTGTAGGGGCAGATGCTTTAACCTTAGGGCTTACTCTGGATAAGGTTATGGCCAAAAAGATTTTTATTGCGGAAAAAATACCCACCCCTAGATTCTTCGAAGTAAGTTCTGCGGATGCCTTGATTGACCAGGACCATTGTAAATTTCCCCTGATTGTAAAACCACGCTTTGAAGGTTCTTCAAAAGGTTTAAGCGAAAGTTCTCGCGTAGAGAATACCGAAGAGCTTGAAAAACAGGTTGATTTTATTACTAAAACCTACAAGCAGCCAGCTCTTGTGGAGGAGTTTATTTCAGGGCAGGAGTTTACGGTAGCCATTGTCGGCAATAAAGAGCCTGAAGTTATGCCTGTGGTACAGATAAAGATAGACGGAAAATTAAAATTAAATGATAAATTTTATACTTTTGCGCGGATTACCTCCGATAGGTTAGAGTATATTTGCCCGGCAAAGATTTCGGCTGAGTTAAAGAAAAAATTAAATGATTTAGCTCTCAAGGTCTATCGTTCTGTAGAGTGTAGAGATTTTGGTAGGGTGGATTTTCGGGTGGATAATGAAGGTAATCCATATGTATTGGAGATAAATCCCCTACCGTCCTTGTCTACTGAAGATGTTTTTATGCTTATTGCTAAAGATATCGGGATTACTTATGAACAGATGATTGGTAAAATTTTAAATAGCGCTCTCATAAGAAATGGGTTAAGCTAA
- a CDS encoding ATP-grasp domain-containing protein: MKVALTYNLKKKDPLKPADYFSECDSAETINCVISALKTKGHSVEAIDVEYPALFSYFRKNRVDMVFNIAEGKHGRFRESEVPAVLDYLNIPYTGSDTFSLALALNKTLTKKILKAENIPTPNFQLFIKGDESLDEQLKFPLIVKPNCEGSAKGINKTNVVENKEDLFKKIKECIEVYQQEALVEEFIEGKELTVGILENGKTRVLPILEIDFANCKKSGEYFYSWKMKEFQGNSELGLVPEFHCPARLDKDIEDKVKDVALRTHRAVGCLDISRTDIRLDKFNVPYVLEINPLPGLDPKESNFPMMAYAAGMKYEDLIEAILMSASERKRLN; this comes from the coding sequence ATGAAAGTTGCCCTGACCTATAACTTAAAAAAGAAAGATCCTTTAAAGCCGGCAGACTATTTTTCTGAGTGCGATTCTGCAGAGACGATTAATTGTGTTATTTCGGCGCTCAAAACCAAAGGTCATTCTGTCGAGGCCATTGACGTAGAGTACCCGGCGCTGTTTTCATATTTTAGAAAAAATCGCGTAGATATGGTATTTAATATTGCCGAAGGAAAACATGGGCGTTTTCGTGAATCCGAAGTGCCAGCGGTGTTAGATTATTTAAACATACCTTATACTGGATCAGATACTTTTTCTTTAGCTTTGGCTTTGAATAAAACTTTGACCAAGAAAATACTTAAGGCAGAGAATATCCCCACTCCTAATTTTCAGCTTTTTATAAAGGGTGATGAATCGTTGGATGAACAGTTAAAGTTTCCATTGATTGTAAAACCTAATTGCGAAGGTTCGGCAAAAGGGATAAATAAGACTAATGTAGTTGAGAATAAAGAGGATCTTTTTAAGAAGATTAAGGAATGTATAGAGGTGTATCAACAGGAGGCTTTGGTTGAGGAATTTATCGAAGGCAAAGAGTTAACCGTCGGTATTTTGGAGAACGGTAAAACAAGAGTGCTGCCGATTCTAGAGATCGATTTTGCTAATTGTAAAAAAAGCGGAGAGTATTTTTATTCCTGGAAAATGAAAGAATTTCAGGGAAATAGTGAATTGGGACTGGTTCCTGAATTTCATTGCCCGGCCCGCTTGGATAAGGATATTGAAGATAAAGTAAAAGATGTGGCCTTGCGCACGCACCGTGCAGTAGGCTGCCTGGATATTTCACGCACGGATATTCGTTTGGATAAATTTAATGTGCCTTATGTTTTGGAGATCAATCCACTGCCGGGGCTGGATCCTAAAGAATCTAATTTTCCCATGATGGCATATGCTGCCGGGATGAAATATGAAGATCTTATTGAGGCAATACTGATGAGCGCCTCAGAAAGGAAAAGGCTCAATTGA